A genomic region of Luteibacter aegosomatissinici contains the following coding sequences:
- a CDS encoding chemotaxis protein CheW — translation MSENAALTPFELLAHYERACLAHSAGTPERVENLGLWRGIGFRVGRRAFVSGIDEINELLAVPALTNVPGTQPWLMGVANVRGNLVPAIDLGRFLFDERTPSSERTRLLLVRQHGGTVGLLVDEVFGQRTMDEDQRGSGGEEVDPRLARFVTENIQLGEQSFGLFSMNRLVRAPDFRQAAL, via the coding sequence ATGAGCGAGAACGCGGCACTGACGCCCTTTGAACTGCTCGCCCATTACGAACGCGCTTGCCTCGCGCACTCGGCGGGCACGCCTGAGCGGGTGGAAAACCTTGGCCTGTGGCGTGGCATCGGCTTTCGCGTCGGCCGCCGCGCCTTCGTGAGCGGCATCGACGAGATCAACGAACTGCTGGCGGTGCCGGCGCTCACCAACGTCCCGGGCACCCAGCCCTGGCTGATGGGCGTGGCCAATGTGCGTGGCAACCTGGTCCCGGCGATCGACCTGGGCCGTTTTCTTTTCGACGAACGTACACCGTCGTCGGAACGTACGCGTTTGCTGCTGGTACGCCAGCACGGTGGCACCGTGGGCTTGCTGGTCGATGAAGTGTTCGGCCAGCGCACCATGGATGAAGACCAGCGGGGCTCCGGCGGCGAGGAAGTGGATCCGCGCCTGGCGCGGTTCGTGACGGAAAACATCCAGCTGGGCGAGCAATCGTTCGGGCTGTTCAGCATGAACCGGTTGGTTCGTGCGCCGGACTTCCGGCAGGCGGCGCTTTAA
- a CDS encoding response regulator: MANILIIDDSPTDVRVFTTLLEKAGFSVSSVDNAEAGLDRIRASKPDLVIMDVIMPGMNGFQATRTLSRDPATADVPVVMITTKSMETDRVWGLRQGAKAFITKPVNEKELLSTIADLLPKQN, translated from the coding sequence GTGGCAAATATCCTCATCATTGACGACTCGCCCACCGACGTCCGCGTGTTCACCACGCTGCTCGAGAAGGCGGGTTTTTCCGTTTCCAGCGTCGATAACGCCGAAGCTGGCCTCGACCGCATTCGCGCGAGCAAGCCCGACCTGGTGATCATGGACGTGATCATGCCGGGCATGAACGGCTTCCAGGCCACGCGCACGCTCAGCCGCGACCCGGCCACGGCGGACGTGCCGGTCGTGATGATCACCACCAAATCGATGGAAACCGACCGCGTGTGGGGCCTGCGCCAGGGCGCCAAGGCTTTCATCACCAAGCCGGTGAACGAGAAGGAACTGCTCTCGACCATCGCCGATCTCTTGCCGAAGCAGAACTGA
- the pilG gene encoding twitching motility response regulator PilG yields the protein MVIDDSKTIRRTAETLLKKEGCDVLTAVDGFEALAKISDQKPNIIFVDIMMPRLDGYQTCALIKNNAQFRGTPVIMLSSKDGLFDKARGRIVGAEQYLTKPFTRDELLGAIHRYATAG from the coding sequence ATGGTCATCGATGACTCCAAAACCATCCGCCGTACGGCAGAAACCTTGTTGAAGAAGGAAGGCTGCGACGTGCTTACCGCCGTCGATGGCTTTGAGGCGCTGGCCAAGATCTCCGACCAGAAGCCCAATATCATCTTCGTCGACATCATGATGCCGCGCCTCGATGGTTATCAGACGTGCGCGCTTATCAAGAATAACGCCCAGTTCCGCGGCACGCCCGTGATCATGCTTTCCTCCAAGGATGGCCTGTTCGACAAGGCGCGTGGCCGTATCGTGGGCGCCGAGCAGTACCTCACCAAGCCGTTCACCCGCGACGAGCTCCTCGGCGCGATCCATCGCTATGCGACGGCCGGCTGA
- the gshB gene encoding glutathione synthase produces the protein MPLSVAVLMDPIRAIKIAKDSTFAMLLEAQRRGHALFYMEEGDLELRGADAWARLRPLTVKDDPNGWFTLGEPSWRPLAEMGIVLARKDPPVDPQFIYDTMVLEAAQKAGVKVVNDPRSLRDCNEKLFALQFPQCTTPTLVSRDRNQLKAFVAEHGEAVLKPLDGMGGRGIFRVKAGDSNLNSMLETLLDGNHHFTIAQKYIPEITAGDKRILLVDGEPVPYALARIPQGDEFRGNLAAGGRGVGVPLSERDRWIAAQVGPELVRRGLRFVGLDVIGDYLTEINVTSPTCIRELDAQFGINIAGLLFDAIEAR, from the coding sequence ATGCCGCTCTCCGTCGCCGTCCTCATGGACCCGATCCGCGCGATCAAGATCGCCAAGGATTCTACCTTCGCGATGCTGCTGGAGGCCCAGCGCCGCGGTCACGCCCTGTTTTACATGGAAGAAGGCGACCTGGAGCTCAGGGGGGCGGACGCCTGGGCGCGCCTGCGGCCCCTCACCGTCAAGGATGACCCGAACGGCTGGTTCACCCTGGGCGAGCCCAGCTGGCGCCCGCTGGCCGAGATGGGCATCGTGCTCGCCCGCAAGGATCCGCCGGTGGATCCGCAGTTCATCTACGACACCATGGTGCTCGAGGCCGCCCAGAAGGCTGGCGTGAAGGTCGTGAACGACCCGCGCAGCCTGCGGGATTGCAACGAGAAGCTGTTCGCCCTGCAGTTCCCGCAGTGCACCACGCCCACCCTGGTCTCGCGCGACCGCAACCAGCTCAAGGCTTTCGTGGCCGAGCATGGCGAGGCCGTGCTGAAGCCGCTCGATGGCATGGGTGGCCGGGGCATCTTCCGGGTGAAGGCGGGCGACAGCAACCTGAACTCCATGCTGGAAACCCTGCTGGACGGCAACCACCACTTCACGATTGCCCAGAAGTACATCCCCGAGATCACCGCGGGTGACAAGCGCATCCTGCTGGTCGATGGTGAGCCGGTGCCCTACGCCCTGGCCCGCATCCCCCAGGGGGACGAATTCCGCGGGAACCTGGCCGCCGGCGGGCGTGGCGTCGGCGTACCCCTTTCGGAGCGCGATCGCTGGATCGCCGCCCAGGTCGGCCCGGAACTGGTTCGTCGCGGCCTCCGCTTCGTTGGCCTGGATGTGATCGGCGATTACCTGACCGAGATCAACGTCACATCTCCGACGTGCATCCGTGAGCTGGATGCCCAGTTCGGCATTAACATCGCCGGGCTGCTGTTCGACGCGATCGAGGCCCGATGA
- a CDS encoding energy transducer TonB has translation MTTRTTGADLIGATLLFSLLLHGVVILGVTFQAEKPAPSVPTLDVTLVDVANQEQPDKADFLAQANNSGGGDRDKASRPSERVSGPLPTRNTGAAPEVEEAQAPAPREATPDQVLTTAGQTAFHVDTTQEQTEQKERPLPPSEKEIQRKLEMAKLAAEVRDESEAYAKRPKKKFISSNTREYAYAAYMKGWVNRVERVGNLNYPDEARRQGVYGELVLTVGLNRDGSIKSIDVIKSSGHKLLDDAAQRIVRLAAPFPGLPRDSKEKVDELYITRTWQFLPGNVLRNY, from the coding sequence ATGACGACCCGTACCACCGGCGCCGACCTGATCGGCGCGACTTTGCTGTTTTCGCTGCTGCTGCACGGTGTCGTCATCCTCGGCGTCACGTTCCAGGCCGAAAAGCCCGCCCCCAGCGTCCCGACGTTGGATGTAACGCTCGTGGACGTCGCGAACCAGGAGCAACCCGACAAGGCCGATTTCCTTGCCCAGGCAAACAACTCGGGCGGCGGCGACCGAGACAAGGCCTCCCGCCCCTCCGAACGGGTGAGCGGCCCGTTGCCGACCCGCAATACGGGCGCGGCGCCCGAGGTGGAAGAAGCCCAGGCCCCTGCCCCGCGCGAGGCCACGCCGGACCAGGTACTGACGACCGCAGGCCAGACCGCGTTCCACGTCGATACCACGCAGGAGCAGACCGAGCAGAAGGAGCGGCCACTGCCCCCCTCGGAAAAAGAGATTCAGCGCAAGCTGGAAATGGCGAAACTGGCCGCCGAGGTCCGTGACGAATCCGAGGCGTACGCCAAGCGCCCCAAGAAGAAGTTCATCTCGTCGAACACGCGCGAATACGCCTACGCCGCTTACATGAAAGGCTGGGTGAACCGCGTGGAGCGTGTGGGTAACCTCAATTACCCGGATGAAGCTCGCCGCCAGGGCGTCTACGGTGAGCTCGTGCTCACGGTGGGCCTCAACCGCGATGGCTCGATCAAGAGCATCGACGTGATCAAGAGCTCGGGCCATAAGCTGCTCGACGATGCCGCGCAACGCATCGTTCGCCTCGCCGCACCCTTCCCCGGCCTGCCCAGGGACAGCAAGGAGAAGGTGGATGAGCTTTACATCACCCGCACGTGGCAGTTCCTGCCGGGTAACGTCCTGCGCAATTATTGA
- a CDS encoding YqgE/AlgH family protein, with product MSIANTFAGQFLIAMPSLAEPPFARGVAFLCQHGEDGAVGLLINQISEYRLGDVLAQMKLPCEDIEIADHPVLIGGPVQQECGFVLHREHGHWDSSYRINDDWSVTTSRDILVAMARGDGPRRAVVTLGYAGWEAGQLEQEVMENAWLTTRADEHIVFDTPIEERWFAATRKMGVRDPSQLAGYAGHA from the coding sequence ATGAGTATCGCCAACACTTTCGCCGGCCAGTTCCTCATCGCGATGCCGTCCCTCGCGGAACCGCCGTTCGCACGTGGCGTCGCCTTCCTCTGCCAGCATGGCGAAGATGGCGCAGTAGGCCTGCTCATCAACCAGATTTCCGAATACCGCCTGGGCGATGTCCTCGCGCAGATGAAGCTGCCCTGCGAAGACATCGAGATCGCCGATCACCCGGTGCTCATCGGCGGCCCCGTGCAACAGGAGTGTGGGTTCGTCCTGCACCGGGAGCATGGCCACTGGGATTCCAGCTACCGCATCAACGACGACTGGTCGGTCACTACGTCGCGCGACATCCTGGTCGCGATGGCGCGGGGCGATGGCCCGCGACGCGCCGTCGTTACCCTTGGCTATGCCGGGTGGGAGGCTGGGCAGCTCGAGCAGGAAGTGATGGAGAACGCGTGGCTTACCACGCGTGCCGATGAGCACATCGTGTTCGACACGCCCATCGAAGAGCGCTGGTTTGCGGCCACGCGCAAGATGGGAGTGCGTGATCCCTCGCAGCTCGCCGGCTACGCCGGGCACGCCTGA
- the ruvX gene encoding Holliday junction resolvase RuvX: MSCLFGFDVGTKVVGVAVGNRLTGTARALAALPVRDGTPDWQALDTLRREWLPSELVVGLPLDNDGKEQPMTRTARRFAEQIAERYGITVAFADERMSSQEAARRFAAARAAGTRKRSDAKSIDAEAAAVILESYLLQP; encoded by the coding sequence ATGAGCTGTCTGTTTGGTTTCGATGTCGGCACGAAAGTGGTCGGTGTGGCCGTGGGTAACCGGCTGACCGGTACCGCGCGCGCGCTCGCCGCCTTGCCGGTGCGCGATGGCACGCCAGACTGGCAGGCACTGGACACGCTCCGCCGTGAATGGCTGCCCAGCGAGCTCGTCGTCGGACTACCGCTCGATAACGACGGCAAGGAGCAACCGATGACGCGCACCGCGCGCCGGTTTGCCGAACAAATAGCAGAGCGTTACGGCATCACCGTGGCGTTCGCCGATGAACGCATGAGTTCGCAGGAAGCCGCCCGGCGTTTCGCGGCCGCGCGCGCTGCAGGCACCCGCAAGCGATCGGATGCAAAATCCATCGATGCCGAGGCCGCCGCGGTCATCCTTGAGTCATACCTGCTGCAACCGTAA
- a CDS encoding aspartate carbamoyltransferase catalytic subunit, translated as MSNRLRHLTTLENLPRETIERLLDKAISLRDQCAHGTRKLDILAGRTVLNLFFEPSTRTRTSFELAARRMGADVINFDIGLSSTSKGEELFDTLHTLEAMHLDAIIVRHKVSGTPEELVKHAMSGVSVVNAGDGNRAHPTQGLLDALTIRNHHPDFRKLKVAICGDVRHSRVARSDVHVLTALGAKDIRIVGPARLLPAEGEFKGVTLHDDFDEAIEGVDAVIMLRLQKERMEATDLPDETAYFERYGLDTRRLARAARGALVMHPGPINRGIEIASDVADGAQSRILEQVGNGVFVRMAVLCEVMGR; from the coding sequence ATGTCAAACCGCCTTCGCCATCTGACCACCCTCGAGAACCTGCCGCGCGAGACCATCGAGCGCCTGCTCGACAAGGCCATCAGCCTTCGCGACCAGTGTGCGCACGGCACGCGCAAGTTGGATATCCTGGCCGGCCGCACCGTGCTGAACCTGTTTTTCGAGCCGTCGACGCGTACCCGCACATCGTTCGAACTGGCCGCCCGCCGCATGGGCGCCGATGTCATCAACTTCGATATCGGCCTCTCCTCCACGAGCAAGGGCGAGGAGCTGTTCGATACCCTGCACACGCTCGAGGCCATGCACCTGGACGCGATCATCGTCCGCCACAAGGTCTCCGGCACCCCGGAAGAGCTGGTGAAGCACGCCATGAGTGGCGTCTCCGTGGTCAATGCCGGCGACGGCAATCGCGCGCACCCGACCCAGGGCCTGCTCGATGCGCTGACCATCCGCAATCACCATCCGGATTTTCGTAAGCTCAAGGTCGCGATCTGCGGCGATGTACGCCATTCGCGCGTGGCCCGCTCCGATGTGCACGTGCTGACCGCGCTCGGCGCCAAGGACATCCGTATCGTCGGCCCTGCCCGCCTGCTCCCCGCGGAAGGGGAATTCAAGGGCGTCACCCTTCACGACGATTTCGACGAGGCGATCGAAGGCGTGGACGCGGTCATCATGTTGCGCCTGCAGAAGGAGCGCATGGAGGCCACGGACCTGCCCGATGAAACGGCCTATTTCGAGCGCTACGGCCTGGATACCCGGCGCCTTGCCCGCGCCGCCAGGGGTGCCCTGGTCATGCACCCGGGCCCGATCAATCGCGGGATCGAGATCGCGTCGGACGTGGCCGATGGCGCGCAGTCGCGCATCCTCGAGCAGGTCGGCAACGGGGTCTTCGTGCGCATGGCTGTGCTGTGCGAAGTGATGGGCCGGTGA